The nucleotide window gcagtgccacatccagggtCACTGCCAGGTGCCACCATGTCCCTGCagaagtgccacatccagggtCACgtccttgggcactgccaggtgcCACCACTCTGCAGAAGTGCCACATCAAGGATCTCTGCCAAGTGCCACCATGTCCCttctccagcagtgccacacCCAGTGCTGGCTCTTGGACATTGCCAGGTGCCACCACGTcctcccctggcagtgccacaccCAGGGTCACAtccagggacactgccaggtGCCACCACTCTGCAGAAGTGTCACATTCAGGTTACTTCCAAGTGTCACCATGTCCCttctccagcagtgccacatccagggtCACTGCCAAGTGCCACCACATCATCCCTCAGCAGGGCCACATCCAGGGTCACatccttggacactgccaggtGCCACCATGTCCTTTCTCCAGAAGTGCCACAGGTGCCACCAtgtcccttccccagcagtgccacaccCAGTGCTGGCTCTtggggcactgccaggtgcCACCACATcctcccctggcagtgccacatccagggtCACGTCCTTGGACACTGTCAAGTGCCACCACTCTGCAGAAGTGCCACACCCAGGGTTACTTCCAAGTGCCACCACGTCCttctccagcagtgccacacCCAGCGCTGGCTCTTGGACACTGCCAGGTGCCACCACTCTGCagaagtgccacatccaggttACTTCCAAGTGTCACCATGTCCCTTCTCCagaagtgccacatccagagtCACatccttgggcactgccaggtgcCACCACTTCTCCAGAAGTGCCACATCAAGGATCACTGCTAAGTGCCACCACGTCCTTCTCCAGCAGTGTCACACCCAGGGTCAcgtccctgggcactgccaggtgcCACCACTCTGCagaagtgccacatccagggtCACATCCTCGGGCACTGCCAGGTGCCACCATGTCCCttctccagcagtgccacatccagggtCACgtccttgggcactgccaggtgcCACCACGTCCTCCCCCGCGGATCTGGGGGGTCTCTGGTGCCTCGGGGGTCCCCACGCTCCCGGCAGGATCTGCTGGAATTGGCTCTGGCACAGGTGATGCCACCGCGGCTCCTGGTGGCCCCTGGTGGCCCCTGGtggccccggggctgctcccggGGCAGGAGTTGGCTGCGGGCTCGGGCAGGGGGGGTCTCTTAGCCCTTGTCCTGCGCCAGGGGAGCGCCCTTGTCACCCAGGGGCTGCGGGAACAAACGGGGACACGGCCCAGGTCAGAGGGGACACGGACTGGGGGTGGGCagaggggcggggggggggacagggactgcagggacagggattgaggggacagggacaggcattgaggggacagggacagggattgaggggacagggatcaggggacagcggggacagggatcaggggacagggactgaAGGAACAGAGattgaggggacagggacaggcattgaggggacaggg belongs to Oenanthe melanoleuca isolate GR-GAL-2019-014 chromosome 27, OMel1.0, whole genome shotgun sequence and includes:
- the LOC130264236 gene encoding uncharacterized protein LOC130264236; this translates as MPGATMSLQKCHIQGHVLGHCQVPPLCRSATSRISAKCHHVPSPAVPHPVLALGHCQVPPRPPLAVPHPGSHPGTLPGATTLQKCHIQVTSKCHHVPSPAVPHPGSLPSATTSSLSRATSRVTSLDTARCHHVLSPEVPQVPPCPFPSSATPSAGSWGTARCHHILPWQCHIQGHVLGHCQVPPLCRSATPRVTSKCHHVLLQQCHTQRWLLDTARCHHSAEVPHPGYFQVSPCPFSRSATSRVTSLGTARCHHVPSPAVPHPGSRPWALPGATTSSPADLGGLWCLGGPHAPGRICWNWLWHR